One Paracoccus sp. TOH DNA segment encodes these proteins:
- a CDS encoding ABC transporter substrate-binding protein, with protein MMKSLIPAVALVLATALGARADSLTVQLRGPALAESAGFLVAEARGFYAEEGLEVDLRPADDAPPFEALARGAADMAVAWMPPALVARENGLPLVNVAQIFSRPALRLTCRADAGVASAADLRGKTLGSWFGGTEYPLLAWVNRLGLKPDDSLEGVALLAQWPGAEMLRHKQAACISTLSYDPAEGAGLVRLDPQHQGVDLLEDGLYVLPQQLADPEARERLARFLRASMRGWHEAVARPEESARLLLGPDPDDGALRRQAGMLRGIAPLLSPSGALDEAAYRRTVAALRAGGAQAVLRHEPKDAFTNEISDLATPSETTASTGAKATRTP; from the coding sequence ATGATGAAATCCCTGATCCCGGCCGTGGCGCTGGTCCTGGCCACCGCGCTTGGCGCGCGGGCCGACAGCCTGACCGTTCAGCTGCGCGGCCCGGCCCTGGCCGAATCCGCCGGCTTCCTGGTGGCCGAGGCCCGCGGCTTCTATGCCGAGGAAGGGCTGGAGGTGGACCTGCGTCCCGCCGACGACGCGCCGCCCTTCGAGGCGCTGGCGCGGGGCGCGGCCGACATGGCCGTCGCCTGGATGCCGCCGGCGCTGGTCGCGCGCGAGAACGGCCTGCCGCTGGTCAATGTGGCGCAGATCTTTTCCCGCCCCGCCCTGCGGCTAACCTGCCGGGCCGATGCCGGCGTCGCCTCGGCCGCCGACCTGCGCGGCAAGACGCTGGGCAGCTGGTTCGGCGGCACGGAATACCCGCTGCTCGCCTGGGTGAACCGGCTGGGGCTGAAACCCGATGACAGCCTCGAAGGCGTGGCGCTGCTGGCACAATGGCCGGGGGCCGAGATGCTGCGCCACAAGCAGGCCGCCTGCATCAGCACGCTGAGCTATGACCCCGCCGAGGGCGCGGGGCTGGTGCGGCTGGACCCGCAGCATCAGGGAGTCGACCTGCTCGAGGATGGGCTTTACGTCCTGCCACAGCAGCTGGCCGATCCCGAGGCGCGCGAACGGCTGGCGCGGTTCCTGCGCGCCAGCATGCGCGGCTGGCACGAGGCCGTGGCCCGGCCCGAGGAGAGCGCCCGGCTGCTCCTGGGCCCCGATCCCGACGACGGCGCCCTGCGCCGCCAGGCCGGAATGCTGCGCGGCATCGCACCGCTGCTTTCGCCCAGCGGCGCCCTGGACGAGGCGGCATATCGCCGCACGGTCGCGGCGCTGCGCGCCGGCGGTGCCCAGGCAGTGCTGCGCCACGAGCCGAAAGACGCTTTTACCAATGAAATCAGCGATCTGGCGACGCCGTCCGAGACCACGGCCAGCACCGGGGCCAAGGCCACCCGAACCCCCTGA